The following coding sequences lie in one Paenibacillus durus ATCC 35681 genomic window:
- the flhA gene encoding flagellar biosynthesis protein FlhA, whose protein sequence is MKARDLTVLIGIIGIVLMMILPIPSGLLDLLLVINISIALTIILVAMNTKEPLQFSIFPSLLLITTLFRLALNISTTKLILSEGEAGSVVATFGGWIARGQVAIGFIVFLILVVVQFIVITKGSERVAEVGARFTLDAMPGKQMSIDADLNAGMINEQQARERRRNIEREADFYGAMDGASKFVKGDAIASIIILLINLIGGFIIGIAVHGMPFQDALSTYSVLTIGDGLVSQIPALLISTAAGLIVTRASSDGNLAEDLTGQLLSYPKLLYIVAVTVAFLGLFTPIHAITTLPLAGLMAYSAYRMTQNLSRKAIEEEQLVEEQQIEEVRSPESVISLLNVDPIEFEFGYGLIPLADTQQGGDLLDRIIMIRRQCALEMGLVVPVIRIRDNIQLKPNEYVIKIKGNQVGGGELLLNHYLAMSPGYDDESITGIETIEPSFGLPALWINESVKERAELAGYTVVDPPSVVATHLTELIKRHGHELIGRQETKMLVDNIRESYPVLVDELIPSVLTVGDLQKVLAKLLREKISIRDLVTIFETLADYGTYTKDPDVLTEYVRQSLSRQITQQFSQSGETLKVITVGPTLEKKIAESVQQSEHGSYLALDPVSTQTVYQRLMEQINRLLQSGQQPIVLTSPTIRMYLRQVIERTMQDIPVLSYSELEPNIEIQSVGVVNL, encoded by the coding sequence TTGAAAGCTAGGGATTTAACGGTATTAATCGGTATAATCGGAATCGTGCTAATGATGATTCTGCCTATTCCCTCTGGGCTGCTCGACCTTCTGCTGGTCATTAATATTTCGATCGCGTTGACGATTATCCTAGTGGCAATGAATACAAAGGAACCCCTTCAGTTCTCCATCTTTCCATCGCTGTTGCTAATTACAACCTTGTTCCGCCTGGCGCTGAACATCTCAACAACGAAGCTGATTTTATCCGAGGGTGAAGCCGGTTCGGTTGTGGCGACGTTTGGCGGCTGGATTGCGCGCGGACAGGTTGCGATCGGATTTATCGTGTTCCTGATTCTGGTTGTTGTGCAGTTTATCGTTATCACCAAAGGCTCTGAACGCGTAGCCGAGGTAGGGGCAAGATTTACACTCGATGCCATGCCGGGTAAGCAGATGAGTATTGATGCCGATTTGAATGCAGGCATGATCAACGAGCAGCAAGCCCGGGAGCGCCGGCGTAATATTGAGCGTGAAGCAGACTTCTACGGCGCGATGGACGGGGCGAGTAAATTCGTAAAAGGGGATGCGATAGCCAGCATTATTATCCTGCTGATCAATTTGATCGGCGGCTTCATCATCGGGATTGCTGTTCATGGGATGCCGTTCCAAGACGCGCTCTCGACCTACTCCGTTCTGACGATCGGGGATGGTCTGGTTAGCCAAATACCTGCTCTGCTCATTTCTACCGCAGCCGGCCTAATCGTTACCCGGGCTTCTTCGGATGGCAATCTAGCGGAAGATCTGACAGGGCAGTTGCTGTCTTATCCGAAGCTTCTGTACATCGTTGCGGTTACGGTCGCTTTTTTAGGCTTATTTACACCAATTCATGCGATAACAACCCTGCCGTTAGCAGGTCTTATGGCCTATTCGGCCTACCGGATGACGCAGAACTTGAGCCGTAAGGCCATCGAAGAAGAGCAGCTCGTCGAAGAACAGCAGATCGAGGAGGTACGCAGTCCGGAGAGCGTGATCAGCCTGCTGAATGTCGATCCAATCGAATTCGAGTTCGGCTATGGCTTAATTCCGCTGGCGGATACCCAGCAAGGGGGCGACTTGCTCGATCGGATCATCATGATTCGGAGGCAGTGCGCGCTTGAAATGGGACTTGTTGTCCCTGTTATCCGAATACGCGACAATATTCAACTAAAACCGAATGAATATGTCATCAAAATTAAAGGAAATCAGGTCGGCGGCGGTGAATTACTACTTAATCACTATTTGGCAATGAGTCCAGGGTATGATGACGAATCGATAACCGGGATCGAGACGATTGAACCGTCATTCGGATTACCTGCGTTATGGATCAATGAATCGGTCAAGGAGCGTGCCGAGCTAGCTGGTTATACGGTGGTCGATCCGCCGTCCGTAGTCGCCACCCATCTTACCGAACTGATCAAACGGCATGGGCATGAGCTGATTGGACGTCAGGAAACGAAAATGCTGGTCGACAATATTCGCGAAAGTTATCCTGTGCTGGTCGATGAATTGATCCCGTCTGTACTCACCGTTGGGGATCTGCAGAAAGTGTTGGCTAAGCTGCTGCGCGAGAAGATATCGATCCGGGACTTGGTTACTATTTTTGAAACGCTGGCAGACTACGGCACCTATACTAAAGATCCAGATGTACTGACGGAATATGTGAGACAATCGCTGTCACGGCAGATTACTCAGCAATTCTCCCAGTCCGGAGAAACTCTTAAGGTAATTACGGTAGGACCAACGCTTGAGAAAAAAATAGCCGAAAGCGTTCAGCAATCGGAGCATGGCAGCTACCTTGCGCTCGATCCTGTATCAACCCAGACGGTATATCAGCGCCTAATGGAGCAAATTAACCGTCTATTGCAATCGGGACAGCAGCCCATTGTATTGACTTCGCCAACCATCCGTATGTATCTGCGGCAGGTCATAGAGCGGACGATGCAGGATATTCCAGTGCTGTCTTACAGCGAATTAGAGCCTAATATTGAAATTCAAAGCGTTGGAGTGGTGAATCTATGA
- the flhB gene encoding flagellar biosynthesis protein FlhB produces MAYRYKLDLQLFGGEKTEKATPRKRQDARRKGQVAKSAELSGALVLLSGVLSLMVFGGFMKVRFTALYTDVFMNRLMMEVTKENVLQLMNEYGVQILILLGPMLGITFILALISSVAQVGFMVTGEGITPKFSKINPIKGFRNIFSMRSLVEMLKSIFKLLVIAYLVFSTLWGQKGVFSSLAQVSAEDVFRFTAKMTLNLGIKIGAALLIMAVLDYMYQRYEHEKSLRMSKQEIKDEFKKTEGDPLIKGKIRERQRRMAMQRMMQEVPNADVIITNPTHFAVALKYDGSKMEAPQIVAKGQDYVALRIRSIAKEHGVMTMENKPLARALFQRAEIGDSVPADLFQAVAEVLAYVYKLKGRTR; encoded by the coding sequence ATGGCATATCGATATAAACTCGACCTCCAGCTCTTCGGCGGAGAAAAGACGGAAAAGGCGACTCCAAGGAAGCGGCAGGACGCCCGGAGAAAAGGCCAAGTTGCCAAAAGCGCTGAACTTTCAGGCGCACTGGTACTGTTGTCCGGGGTGCTGAGTCTGATGGTATTCGGCGGATTTATGAAGGTACGGTTTACCGCGCTGTATACTGACGTTTTTATGAACCGCCTCATGATGGAGGTCACTAAAGAAAATGTGCTGCAGCTGATGAACGAATATGGAGTACAGATTCTGATTCTGCTGGGACCGATGCTGGGCATAACCTTCATTCTGGCATTGATCTCCAGTGTGGCCCAGGTGGGCTTTATGGTTACCGGAGAGGGAATCACTCCGAAGTTCAGTAAGATCAATCCGATTAAAGGCTTTAGGAATATTTTTTCTATGCGGTCGCTAGTTGAAATGCTGAAATCAATCTTTAAGCTGCTGGTAATCGCGTATCTGGTTTTTAGTACATTGTGGGGGCAAAAAGGCGTTTTTTCGTCCCTGGCGCAGGTTAGTGCGGAAGATGTTTTTCGCTTTACTGCGAAGATGACTCTGAATCTCGGTATCAAAATCGGGGCGGCTCTGCTTATTATGGCTGTGCTCGATTATATGTATCAGCGGTACGAGCATGAAAAGAGTCTGAGGATGTCCAAACAGGAAATTAAAGATGAATTCAAAAAAACGGAAGGCGATCCGCTCATTAAAGGGAAAATTAGAGAGCGGCAGCGCCGGATGGCGATGCAGCGGATGATGCAAGAAGTCCCCAATGCTGATGTCATCATTACGAACCCGACCCACTTTGCGGTAGCGCTGAAATATGACGGATCTAAGATGGAGGCGCCGCAGATCGTGGCCAAAGGCCAGGATTATGTCGCTCTTCGAATTAGGTCGATTGCCAAAGAACATGGCGTCATGACAATGGAAAACAAGCCGCTTGCACGGGCGCTCTTCCAAAGGGCGGAAATCGGGGATTCGGTCCCTGCCGATCTGTTCCAGGCGGTAGCCGAAGTGCTCGCTTATGTATATAAGTTGAAGGGCAGAACCAGATAA
- the fliR gene encoding flagellar biosynthetic protein FliR, which translates to MIDSILRSFPVFLLIFCRITAFFVIVPVFSSRSVPRTFKIGISFFLSLVVFSAKGSGVTVPEDLGIILLIIRESLIGLLLGFIGYLMFMTIQTAGSFIDIQIGFGIANVIDPMTGASSPILGNLKYMIALLLFLGMNGHHYLLDAIVNSYNWVPLDNDLLLKMMDGSLAEFLLRSFAQSFMLAFQMSAPLVTALFLTDVGLAFLARTAPSYNVFVIGVPLKIIVGLVLLFILMPALAVLFQSLFNIMFESMRNLLSTMGNSP; encoded by the coding sequence ATGATAGATTCCATTTTGCGCAGCTTTCCAGTTTTTTTGCTTATTTTTTGTCGAATTACGGCCTTTTTTGTTATCGTGCCTGTCTTTTCTTCCCGAAGCGTGCCGAGAACTTTCAAAATCGGAATTTCCTTCTTTCTATCACTTGTCGTGTTCAGCGCTAAAGGAAGCGGTGTAACTGTTCCGGAAGATCTCGGTATAATTCTGCTGATCATTAGAGAATCTCTGATCGGGCTGCTGCTCGGGTTCATAGGCTATCTGATGTTTATGACCATTCAGACAGCGGGCTCGTTCATCGACATCCAGATTGGCTTCGGAATAGCGAATGTGATCGACCCGATGACCGGGGCGTCTTCACCCATACTTGGCAACTTAAAATATATGATTGCCCTGTTGTTGTTTTTAGGGATGAATGGTCATCATTATTTGCTTGATGCTATAGTGAACAGTTATAACTGGGTTCCTTTAGATAATGATCTCCTGCTTAAAATGATGGACGGAAGTCTGGCGGAGTTTCTTCTCCGTTCATTCGCTCAGTCGTTTATGCTTGCTTTTCAAATGTCTGCTCCGCTGGTGACCGCGTTGTTTCTGACGGATGTCGGGCTAGCTTTTTTGGCAAGAACTGCGCCGTCGTATAATGTGTTCGTTATCGGAGTGCCGCTGAAAATTATTGTCGGCCTAGTGCTGCTGTTTATTCTGATGCCTGCTTTAGCCGTACTTTTTCAAAGCCTGTTCAATATCATGTTCGAATCTATGCGCAATTTGCTGAGCACAATGGGGAACAGTCCGTAA
- the fliQ gene encoding flagellar biosynthesis protein FliQ produces the protein MNTEFIIGLAGQAVYLVLEISAPMLILGLVVGLIISIFQATTQIQEQTLAFVPKIVAVLLALLLFGPWIITKLVDFTTQILGNLHMYIG, from the coding sequence ATCAATACGGAGTTTATTATCGGTCTCGCAGGTCAAGCCGTGTATCTCGTACTTGAGATAAGCGCGCCTATGCTGATTCTAGGTTTGGTCGTCGGGCTGATTATCAGTATTTTTCAAGCGACGACTCAGATTCAGGAACAGACGCTGGCCTTTGTCCCCAAAATCGTCGCTGTGCTGCTGGCCCTGCTTCTGTTCGGCCCGTGGATCATAACAAAGCTTGTTGACTTTACCACCCAAATTTTGGGTAATCTCCATATGTATATCGGATGA
- the fliP gene encoding flagellar type III secretion system pore protein FliP (The bacterial flagellar biogenesis protein FliP forms a type III secretion system (T3SS)-type pore required for flagellar assembly.) gives MKKKIWFAFLLIGLVSFLALRPIYAADPIPNIDIQVGGDGGQTGTSSISILLLITVLSVAPAFLVLMTSFTRIVIVLGFIRTSLGTQQMPPNQVLVGLALFLTLFIMSPTLSTVNQTALQPYIKGQITQTEAMNKAAVPMKQFMFKYTHEKDLLLFMKYNGYTGNNKPATYTDIPLTVLVPSFAMSELKTAFQMGFMIFIPFLIIDMVVASTLMAMGMMMLPPVMISLPFKIMLFVLVDGWYLVVKSLLLSYGT, from the coding sequence ATGAAGAAAAAAATATGGTTTGCCTTCCTGCTGATTGGTCTTGTCAGTTTTCTGGCTCTGCGTCCGATCTATGCCGCCGATCCTATTCCGAACATAGACATTCAGGTAGGAGGAGACGGCGGTCAAACCGGCACCAGTTCCATTTCCATCTTACTGCTCATTACGGTTCTGAGCGTGGCTCCGGCTTTTTTGGTTCTAATGACCAGCTTTACCCGGATCGTTATTGTGCTCGGATTTATCCGCACTTCGCTCGGAACGCAGCAGATGCCGCCGAACCAGGTGCTGGTGGGACTCGCTCTTTTTCTGACGCTGTTCATTATGTCACCAACTTTGTCGACAGTGAATCAGACGGCGCTGCAGCCATACATCAAAGGACAAATCACGCAGACCGAAGCGATGAACAAGGCTGCCGTTCCGATGAAACAATTCATGTTCAAGTATACGCATGAGAAGGATTTGCTGCTGTTTATGAAATATAACGGCTACACTGGCAATAACAAGCCGGCGACATACACTGATATTCCGCTGACCGTGCTCGTGCCTTCCTTTGCGATGAGTGAATTGAAAACGGCCTTCCAAATGGGCTTCATGATTTTTATTCCTTTTTTAATTATCGATATGGTGGTTGCCAGCACGCTCATGGCGATGGGGATGATGATGCTGCCGCCCGTAATGATCTCGCTGCCTTTTAAAATCATGCTGTTTGTGCTGGTGGACGGTTGGTATCTAGTAGTCAAATCGCTGCTGCTCAGCTACGGCACGTGA
- a CDS encoding flagellar biosynthetic protein FliO — protein sequence MPLNTEPLGTGNNLLNLLNVIFVLAVIIVIIIFLIRFLGRRNQAWMKGRSMRTLGAVGLGPNKSMQVIEIGRSLYLIGVGENVTILDKITDPEEVALIVSGFEEQSVPGGKFFIPLIARVRERLRGEVPSQEIDLNETSSFYEMLQTKLRSASDREKKMEERLGGEDQKGRQEDL from the coding sequence ATGCCGCTCAACACCGAGCCGCTCGGCACAGGCAATAACCTGCTGAATTTGCTCAATGTTATCTTTGTGCTCGCGGTCATTATCGTTATTATTATTTTTCTGATCCGGTTTTTGGGACGCCGCAACCAAGCTTGGATGAAAGGCCGTTCCATGCGCACCTTAGGTGCGGTGGGACTCGGCCCTAACAAGTCGATGCAGGTGATAGAAATTGGGCGCAGTCTCTATTTGATCGGGGTTGGCGAGAACGTAACGATTTTGGATAAAATCACCGATCCCGAAGAAGTCGCGTTGATCGTATCGGGATTCGAGGAGCAGTCTGTGCCGGGGGGCAAGTTCTTTATTCCGCTGATTGCCAGGGTGAGAGAAAGGCTGCGCGGGGAAGTGCCGTCTCAGGAAATCGATCTGAACGAAACTTCATCTTTCTATGAAATGCTGCAGACCAAGCTGCGCTCCGCTTCGGACCGAGAGAAGAAGATGGAGGAACGGCTTGGCGGCGAAGATCAAAAGGGCAGGCAGGAGGATTTATGA
- a CDS encoding response regulator, translating to MANRILIVDDAAFMRMMIRDILSKNGFEVVGEAQDGAQAIEKFKELRPDLITMDITMPEMDGIAALKEIKKVDANAKVIMCSAMGQQAMVIDAIQAGAKDFIVKPFQADRVIEAISKTLGV from the coding sequence ATGGCTAACCGAATTTTGATCGTGGACGATGCTGCATTTATGAGAATGATGATTCGCGATATTTTATCGAAAAACGGTTTTGAAGTGGTGGGTGAAGCCCAGGACGGTGCCCAGGCGATTGAAAAATTCAAGGAACTGCGTCCCGACCTGATTACCATGGATATTACCATGCCTGAAATGGACGGAATTGCGGCACTGAAAGAAATTAAAAAAGTGGATGCCAACGCCAAAGTCATTATGTGTTCCGCCATGGGTCAGCAGGCTATGGTTATCGACGCAATCCAAGCTGGAGCCAAAGATTTTATCGTTAAGCCATTCCAGGCGGACCGCGTTATCGAAGCCATCAGCAAGACGCTAGGCGTGTAG
- the fliY gene encoding flagellar motor switch phosphatase FliY: MTSKDYLSQEEIDALLRQSTESAGSASSNKTVDDYLTPFEQDALGEIGNITFGSAATALSTLLGKKVDITTPQVSIITRSEFEEVFPKPHVAVHVEYVDGFQGINSLVIKVRDAQVIADLMLGGNGEPNDEELNEIHVSAVQEAMNQMMGSSATSMSTIFNRFVNISPPGIDILNMSSGEGVRSLPEDETLIRISFRLKIGELIDSTLMQLLPVSFAKDMVMMLVGDASESTEAPAAAVEAPAPARPEASQPQSATAAQQPQSAPEQPAAQQIPPGQQPYPGMPEGGYYYPPYGMPPYGMPPQGMPGQQGMPYPQSPPSASQPNRNVNVQPVQFANLSGNTFGNVDENNLNLLMDIPLRVTVELGRTQKQIKDILEMSQGSIIELDKLAGEPVDILVNNKLIAKGEVVVIDENFGVRVTDIVSQWDRVQKLQ; this comes from the coding sequence TTGACGAGTAAAGATTATTTATCCCAGGAAGAAATCGACGCACTTTTAAGACAATCGACGGAGAGCGCGGGAAGCGCATCTTCCAACAAGACGGTGGATGATTATCTGACCCCGTTTGAGCAGGATGCCTTAGGAGAGATTGGTAATATTACTTTCGGCAGCGCCGCAACGGCACTTTCGACCCTGCTCGGTAAAAAAGTGGACATCACGACCCCGCAAGTCTCCATTATTACGCGCAGTGAGTTTGAGGAAGTTTTCCCTAAACCTCACGTTGCAGTGCATGTAGAGTATGTTGATGGCTTTCAGGGCATTAACTCGCTCGTGATCAAAGTCCGTGACGCCCAGGTGATTGCCGATCTGATGCTGGGTGGTAACGGAGAACCTAATGACGAAGAACTGAACGAGATACATGTCAGCGCCGTTCAGGAGGCCATGAATCAAATGATGGGCTCCTCCGCCACATCGATGTCAACCATTTTCAACCGGTTCGTTAACATTTCGCCGCCAGGTATTGATATTCTCAATATGTCGAGTGGCGAGGGAGTGAGAAGTCTACCCGAAGACGAGACACTGATTCGCATCTCGTTCCGTCTCAAAATCGGTGAACTGATCGACTCGACCCTCATGCAGCTTCTGCCCGTTTCTTTTGCTAAGGATATGGTGATGATGCTGGTTGGAGACGCCTCTGAGTCGACTGAAGCGCCTGCTGCCGCTGTTGAAGCGCCGGCCCCTGCTAGACCGGAAGCATCTCAGCCCCAATCCGCAACGGCTGCTCAGCAGCCTCAGTCGGCTCCTGAGCAGCCGGCAGCACAGCAAATACCGCCAGGACAACAGCCATATCCGGGAATGCCCGAAGGAGGATATTATTATCCGCCATACGGAATGCCTCCTTATGGTATGCCCCCTCAGGGGATGCCTGGACAACAGGGAATGCCTTACCCGCAGTCCCCGCCCTCAGCATCCCAGCCGAACCGGAATGTCAACGTACAGCCGGTCCAGTTTGCCAATCTTAGCGGTAACACATTTGGGAATGTTGACGAAAATAATTTGAACTTATTGATGGACATACCCCTAAGAGTGACCGTAGAATTAGGAAGGACCCAGAAGCAAATTAAAGACATTCTTGAGATGTCGCAGGGATCGATCATTGAGCTGGACAAGCTTGCAGGCGAGCCTGTTGATATTTTAGTGAACAACAAGCTGATTGCCAAGGGAGAAGTAGTGGTAATCGATGAAAATTTTGGGGTTCGTGTAACGGATATCGTAAGCCAATGGGACCGGGTTCAAAAATTACAATAA
- the fliM gene encoding flagellar motor switch protein FliM, with protein MVDVLSQNEIDALLAALSSGEMDADELKKEETQRKIRSYDFKRAVRFSKDHIRSLTRIHDNFARYLTTYFSAQLRTFVQINVVQVEQLPYDEFIRSIPKMTILNIFEAEPLQGRMVMEVHPNIAFAMLDRLLGGIGTAPSKIATLTEIETTIMERIFSRCFESLQEAWKTVLDIEPVMEALETNPQFMQIVSPNETIALISLSTKIGDTTGMINLCIPHVVLEPIMSRLSVHQWFVSEKKARDEQEVEAIRASVNKAQLPIVAELGESRISIAEFLGLNVGDVISLNRTVEAGLSIKVGNKLKFIGSPGMLKDRVAVQIDEIVSEGVEGLDE; from the coding sequence ATGGTTGATGTACTTTCGCAAAACGAAATTGATGCCCTGCTTGCCGCTCTATCATCCGGTGAGATGGACGCCGACGAACTAAAAAAAGAGGAAACTCAGCGCAAAATACGTTCATATGACTTTAAACGGGCTGTTCGTTTCTCAAAGGATCATATTCGAAGCCTGACCCGAATTCATGATAACTTTGCCCGATATCTGACGACTTATTTCTCGGCGCAATTACGAACTTTTGTACAGATCAATGTCGTTCAGGTAGAGCAGCTGCCTTATGATGAATTCATCCGTTCAATACCCAAAATGACTATTTTGAATATTTTTGAAGCTGAGCCACTGCAAGGAAGAATGGTCATGGAAGTGCATCCGAATATTGCCTTCGCCATGCTTGACCGGCTGCTTGGAGGAATAGGGACAGCTCCCTCGAAAATTGCTACTTTGACTGAGATTGAAACAACTATAATGGAGCGTATTTTCAGCAGATGCTTTGAGAGCCTGCAGGAAGCCTGGAAGACGGTACTGGATATTGAGCCGGTAATGGAAGCGCTGGAAACGAATCCGCAGTTTATGCAGATCGTATCCCCTAATGAAACAATTGCGCTTATATCGCTCAGCACCAAGATCGGGGACACGACGGGCATGATCAATTTATGTATCCCGCACGTTGTGCTGGAGCCAATCATGTCCAGGCTGTCCGTGCATCAATGGTTCGTATCTGAGAAAAAGGCTCGGGATGAGCAGGAAGTGGAAGCGATTAGAGCCAGCGTCAACAAGGCTCAGCTTCCGATTGTCGCAGAATTGGGAGAATCCAGGATTTCGATTGCCGAGTTCCTCGGTCTTAATGTAGGTGATGTAATATCACTTAACAGGACCGTTGAAGCCGGACTATCGATCAAAGTGGGCAACAAGCTGAAGTTTATTGGAAGTCCGGGAATGCTCAAAGACCGGGTAGCCGTGCAAATTGATGAGATTGTCAGTGAAGGAGTTGAAGGACTTGACGAGTAA
- a CDS encoding flagellar basal body-associated FliL family protein yields MKKMLPWLITILLAITLIVLAAFLLMNKWFSDSSGNAVNDTVNTVATKSLTADEIATMTSEIKEIKTNLADPDYVVSINFAFQLNSEATKEDFEKIKEIKVKPLIIKTLADAKPQELSGASGKDQLCSKLVNLINDTLPEGKLTQVEITSYILAPI; encoded by the coding sequence ATGAAAAAGATGCTGCCTTGGCTCATCACGATTTTATTGGCGATTACTTTAATCGTGCTAGCCGCTTTTTTACTAATGAACAAATGGTTTTCCGACAGCAGCGGCAACGCGGTTAACGACACAGTAAACACTGTGGCGACCAAGAGTCTGACCGCAGACGAAATCGCGACCATGACTTCGGAAATTAAAGAAATAAAAACCAATCTTGCTGATCCCGATTACGTCGTTTCTATAAACTTCGCTTTTCAATTGAATTCTGAAGCAACTAAGGAAGACTTTGAAAAAATTAAAGAAATAAAGGTCAAGCCGCTCATTATTAAAACACTGGCCGATGCGAAACCCCAGGAATTGAGCGGAGCAAGCGGCAAGGACCAACTGTGCAGTAAGCTTGTCAATCTGATTAACGATACGTTGCCCGAAGGAAAGCTTACCCAGGTGGAAATTACTTCTTATATTCTGGCACCCATTTAA
- a CDS encoding flagellar FlbD family protein codes for MISVTRLNGSPMWLNALLVEMVEESPDTYITLVTGKKLIVLEKADEVVAKIRDYNKEIGAYSATIKVQTLEELS; via the coding sequence ATGATCTCGGTAACACGTTTAAACGGATCGCCAATGTGGCTGAATGCCCTTCTGGTGGAAATGGTGGAAGAAAGCCCGGACACTTACATCACCCTTGTAACGGGAAAGAAGCTGATCGTTCTTGAAAAGGCCGATGAAGTTGTTGCCAAAATCCGTGATTACAATAAGGAAATCGGCGCGTATTCAGCCACCATTAAAGTCCAAACACTGGAGGAGCTTTCATGA
- the flgG gene encoding flagellar basal body rod protein FlgG, producing the protein MLRSMYSGVSGMRGFQTKLDVIGNNIANVNTIGFKSGRVMFKDIMSQTISGVTAPNDDGQGGINAKQIGLGVSIGSIDTMHLAGSAQTTNNPTDLRIDGDGFFLVKLTGDQETPFLTRAGDFHVDASRNLVTSDGLHVLDSAGEPIVIGEDVTAFSISNDGTIVQSMADGTTQAGVQIGVAKVSNPQGLEKIGGNLYRMTLNANAEGALEPTTANNGEAGTGAIVAGQLEMSNVDLTNEFTEMIVAQRGFQANSRIITTSDEVLQEVVNLKR; encoded by the coding sequence ATGTTAAGATCTATGTACTCCGGTGTTTCAGGCATGCGCGGTTTCCAAACCAAGCTGGATGTTATCGGCAACAATATCGCGAATGTAAATACGATCGGTTTTAAATCGGGACGTGTCATGTTCAAAGATATCATGAGCCAGACGATTTCCGGCGTTACCGCACCCAACGATGACGGACAAGGCGGTATCAACGCCAAGCAAATCGGACTTGGCGTCAGCATTGGTTCCATTGACACGATGCATCTGGCGGGCAGTGCCCAGACAACCAATAATCCGACCGACCTTCGTATCGACGGAGATGGTTTTTTCCTCGTTAAGTTGACTGGCGACCAAGAAACTCCTTTTCTAACCCGGGCCGGCGATTTCCATGTTGATGCCAGCCGTAATTTGGTTACTTCGGATGGCCTTCATGTGCTTGATTCAGCCGGAGAGCCGATAGTCATTGGTGAGGACGTCACGGCTTTCTCGATTTCCAATGACGGAACCATTGTACAGTCGATGGCCGACGGAACAACCCAAGCAGGCGTTCAAATCGGCGTCGCCAAAGTCAGTAACCCACAGGGCCTTGAGAAAATTGGGGGCAATCTGTATCGCATGACTTTGAATGCCAACGCGGAAGGCGCTCTGGAACCTACAACCGCCAACAATGGGGAAGCTGGCACCGGAGCAATTGTAGCGGGACAATTGGAAATGTCCAATGTCGATCTGACGAATGAATTTACGGAAATGATCGTCGCTCAGCGCGGGTTCCAGGCGAATTCCCGGATTATTACCACATCGGATGAAGTGCTTCAGGAAGTCGTTAATCTGAAACGTTAA
- a CDS encoding TIGR02530 family flagellar biosynthesis protein, whose product MNDKMTVGQMFTGVRHPGMLQRSNTVNNNGSSSGSTSFETVLQRNMLKFSNHAAKRLEQRGIQLGTKQLDQISSAVEQAAAKGSKESLILMKDLALIVSIANRTVVTAMDGSSMKDNVFTQIDSAVIIS is encoded by the coding sequence ATGAACGATAAAATGACGGTCGGACAGATGTTTACCGGTGTCCGGCACCCAGGCATGCTGCAGCGTTCCAACACCGTTAATAACAATGGATCTTCTTCCGGAAGCACCTCTTTCGAAACCGTACTTCAGCGGAATATGCTGAAATTCAGCAATCATGCCGCGAAGCGGCTGGAGCAGCGAGGGATTCAGCTTGGAACTAAGCAGCTTGACCAGATCTCTTCGGCCGTAGAACAAGCGGCGGCCAAAGGCAGCAAGGAATCGCTCATTCTGATGAAAGATTTGGCGCTCATTGTCAGTATTGCGAATCGTACCGTGGTGACGGCAATGGATGGAAGCTCGATGAAGGACAATGTATTCACCCAAATAGATAGTGCAGTAATCATCTCTTGA